The following coding sequences are from one Pongo abelii isolate AG06213 chromosome 3, NHGRI_mPonAbe1-v2.0_pri, whole genome shotgun sequence window:
- the LOC129059161 gene encoding uncharacterized protein LOC129059161, with translation MTLVASPGPAPACWLAASRGPASTSTVGPPGPPLTSPWPPRARLPPRDGLRRPSSCLTEALRRPSSYVTAASPGLAFAPLHVLQALHFLQSASPGHREGGAGLHAGCQEAGRDLVPGGRRGVTAGSGEAPGRQQRGLQRLFSSQSWACTGHWEAGRGPEELGCRNFGAYKRQQELSKKSLVAGSQELGWEMQPGGTAGPAEAAMREAESGPPQVGLSRPTCSLPASSLGPVLPPGCVSRPDSGLPTTSLDSAPAQLPAALVGPQLAEAKLPRPSSGLTVASPGSAPALRWCLQAPNGVRLVDSSWPSLGLIATSAGPSHPEVGLSKPSSGLPASKLFWLSSCPAPAGLCRPRTFSSQALHAHLLPPGA, from the exons ATGActctggtggcctctccaggcccagcccctgcctgttGGCTGGCGGCTTCTAGAGGCCCAGCCTCTACCTCAACAGtgggccctccaggcccacctcttACCTCGCCGTGGCCTCCTCGGGCCAGGCTCCCGCCTCGGGACGGcctccgcaggcccagctcctgcctcacggaGGCCCTCCGGAGGCCAAGCTCATACGtcacggcggcctctcccggcctggCGTTTGCTCCTTTGCATGTGCTCCAGGCCCTGCacttcctccagtcggcctctccag GCCACcgtgagggaggagctgggctgcACGCGGGCtgccaggaggcaggcagggacttGGTCCCGGGAGGCCGCCGTGGGGTGACagctgggtctggagaggcccctgggaggcaaCAGCGGGGCCTGCAGAGGCTCTTCTCCAGCCAGAGCTGGGCCTGTACAGGCCACTGGGAGGCAGGACGTGGGCCTGAAGAGCTTGGCTGCAGAAACTTCGGGGCCTACAAACGCCAGCAGGAGCTGAGCAAAAAGAGCTTGGTTGCTGGGAGTCAGGAGCTGGGTTGGGAGATGCAGCCTGGAGGAacagctgggcctgcagaggccgccatGAGGGAGGCAGAGTCTGGGCCTCctcaagtcggcctctccagacccacttGCAGCCTCCCGGCATCCTCTCTGGGCCCAGTTCTTCCTCCCGGCTGCGTCTCCAGGCCCGACTCCGGCCTCCCAACAACCTCTTTGGACTCAGCTCCCGCCCAGCTCCCGGCGGCCCTGGTAGGCCCACAACTTGCTGAAGCCaagctccccaggcccagctcaggcctcacggtggcctctccaggctcagctcctgccctccgATGGTGTCTCCAGGCTCCAAATGGCGTCCGGTTGGTGGACTCCTCCTGGCCCAGCTTGGGCCTCATAGCAACCTCTGCAGGCCCAAGTCATCCTGAAGTCGGCCTCTCCAAGCCCAGCTCCGGCCTCCCAGCAAGCAAGCTcttttggctcagctcctgcccagctcccgcTGGCCTTTGTAGGCCCCGAACTTTCTCCAGCCAAGCTCTTCAtgcccacctcctgcctcccggTGCCTGA